In one Suricata suricatta isolate VVHF042 chromosome 9, meerkat_22Aug2017_6uvM2_HiC, whole genome shotgun sequence genomic region, the following are encoded:
- the SDR39U1 gene encoding epimerase family protein SDR39U1 isoform X1, which yields MRVLVGGGTGFIGTALTQLLKARGHEVTLVSRNPGPGRITWDELAMSGLPRCDAAVNLAGENILNPLRRWNESFQKEVLSSRLETTQILAKAIIKASQPPKAWVLVTGVAYYQPSPTAEYDEDSPGGDFDFFSNLVTKWEAAARLHGESTRQVVVRSGVVLGRGGGAISQMLLPFRLGLGGPIGSGHQFFPWIHIADLAGILVHALEASHVQGILNGVAPAPTTTNAEFAKALGTVLGRPAFLPLPSVVVQAVFGRERAVMLLEGQKVVPRRTLATGYQYSFPELGAALKEVIA from the exons ATGCGGGTGCTTgtgg GTGGCGGGACGGGCTTCATTGGGACAGCCTTAACCCAGCTGCTGAAAGCCAGGGGCCACGAAGTGACATTGGTCTCCCGAAACCCCGGGCCCGGTCGGATCACCTGG GATGAGCTCGCTATGTCGGGGCTGCCCCGCTGCGATGCGGCTGTCAACCTGGCAGGAGAAAACATCCTCAACCCTCTCCGAAG GTGGAATGAATCCTTCCAGAAAGAGGTCCTCAGCAGCCGCTTGGAGACCACCCAGATACTGGCTAAAGCCATCATCAAGGCCTCACAACCCCCCAAGGCCTGGGTCTTAGTCACTGGTGTAG CTTACTACCAGCCCAGTCCGACTGCGGAGTACGATGAGGACAGCCCAGGCGGGGATTTTGACTTTTTCTCCAACCTGGTAACCAAATGGGAAGCTGCAGCCAGGCTCCACGGAGAGTCGACACGCCAGGTGGTGGTGCGTTCCG GGGTTGTGCTGGGCCGTGGGGGTGGTGCAATCAGTCAAATGCTGCTGCCCTTCCGCCTGGGCCTGGGGGGCCCCATCGGCTCCGGCCACCAGTTCTTCCCCTGGATTCACATCGCAGACCTGGCAGGAATCCTGGTCCATGCCCTTGAAGCAAGCCACGTGCAGGGGATCCTGAATGGAGTGGCTCCAGCCCCCACCACCACAAATGCTGAGTTTGCCAAGGCTTTGGGCACAGTCCTAGGCCGCccagccttcctccctctccccagcgtGGTGGTGCAAGCTGTCTTTGGGCGAGAGCGTGCTGTCATGCTGCTGGAGGGCCAGAAGGTGGTCCCACGGCGGACACTGGCCACTGGCTACCAGTATTCCTTCCCAGAGCTAGGGGCTGCCTTGAAGGAAGTCATAGCCTGA
- the SDR39U1 gene encoding epimerase family protein SDR39U1 isoform X3, translated as MSSLCRGCPAAMRLSTWQEKTSSTLSEAYYQPSPTAEYDEDSPGGDFDFFSNLVTKWEAAARLHGESTRQVVVRSGVVLGRGGGAISQMLLPFRLGLGGPIGSGHQFFPWIHIADLAGILVHALEASHVQGILNGVAPAPTTTNAEFAKALGTVLGRPAFLPLPSVVVQAVFGRERAVMLLEGQKVVPRRTLATGYQYSFPELGAALKEVIA; from the exons ATGAGCTCGCTATGTCGGGGCTGCCCCGCTGCGATGCGGCTGTCAACCTGGCAGGAGAAAACATCCTCAACCCTCTCCGAAG CTTACTACCAGCCCAGTCCGACTGCGGAGTACGATGAGGACAGCCCAGGCGGGGATTTTGACTTTTTCTCCAACCTGGTAACCAAATGGGAAGCTGCAGCCAGGCTCCACGGAGAGTCGACACGCCAGGTGGTGGTGCGTTCCG GGGTTGTGCTGGGCCGTGGGGGTGGTGCAATCAGTCAAATGCTGCTGCCCTTCCGCCTGGGCCTGGGGGGCCCCATCGGCTCCGGCCACCAGTTCTTCCCCTGGATTCACATCGCAGACCTGGCAGGAATCCTGGTCCATGCCCTTGAAGCAAGCCACGTGCAGGGGATCCTGAATGGAGTGGCTCCAGCCCCCACCACCACAAATGCTGAGTTTGCCAAGGCTTTGGGCACAGTCCTAGGCCGCccagccttcctccctctccccagcgtGGTGGTGCAAGCTGTCTTTGGGCGAGAGCGTGCTGTCATGCTGCTGGAGGGCCAGAAGGTGGTCCCACGGCGGACACTGGCCACTGGCTACCAGTATTCCTTCCCAGAGCTAGGGGCTGCCTTGAAGGAAGTCATAGCCTGA
- the SDR39U1 gene encoding epimerase family protein SDR39U1 isoform X2, producing the protein MSGLPRCDAAVNLAGENILNPLRRWNESFQKEVLSSRLETTQILAKAIIKASQPPKAWVLVTGVAYYQPSPTAEYDEDSPGGDFDFFSNLVTKWEAAARLHGESTRQVVVRSGVVLGRGGGAISQMLLPFRLGLGGPIGSGHQFFPWIHIADLAGILVHALEASHVQGILNGVAPAPTTTNAEFAKALGTVLGRPAFLPLPSVVVQAVFGRERAVMLLEGQKVVPRRTLATGYQYSFPELGAALKEVIA; encoded by the exons ATGTCGGGGCTGCCCCGCTGCGATGCGGCTGTCAACCTGGCAGGAGAAAACATCCTCAACCCTCTCCGAAG GTGGAATGAATCCTTCCAGAAAGAGGTCCTCAGCAGCCGCTTGGAGACCACCCAGATACTGGCTAAAGCCATCATCAAGGCCTCACAACCCCCCAAGGCCTGGGTCTTAGTCACTGGTGTAG CTTACTACCAGCCCAGTCCGACTGCGGAGTACGATGAGGACAGCCCAGGCGGGGATTTTGACTTTTTCTCCAACCTGGTAACCAAATGGGAAGCTGCAGCCAGGCTCCACGGAGAGTCGACACGCCAGGTGGTGGTGCGTTCCG GGGTTGTGCTGGGCCGTGGGGGTGGTGCAATCAGTCAAATGCTGCTGCCCTTCCGCCTGGGCCTGGGGGGCCCCATCGGCTCCGGCCACCAGTTCTTCCCCTGGATTCACATCGCAGACCTGGCAGGAATCCTGGTCCATGCCCTTGAAGCAAGCCACGTGCAGGGGATCCTGAATGGAGTGGCTCCAGCCCCCACCACCACAAATGCTGAGTTTGCCAAGGCTTTGGGCACAGTCCTAGGCCGCccagccttcctccctctccccagcgtGGTGGTGCAAGCTGTCTTTGGGCGAGAGCGTGCTGTCATGCTGCTGGAGGGCCAGAAGGTGGTCCCACGGCGGACACTGGCCACTGGCTACCAGTATTCCTTCCCAGAGCTAGGGGCTGCCTTGAAGGAAGTCATAGCCTGA